In the Flavisolibacter tropicus genome, one interval contains:
- a CDS encoding trans-sulfuration enzyme family protein, translating into MSNTKIIHSIPIDELTGAISVPIYQTSTFVQEAPGVNKGFDYARTNNPTRATLEKVIAQLEEGAVGVAFGSGLAAIDAVVKLLQSGDEILAVDDIYGGAFRLFTQVYEKFGVTVNYVDSTNAENVFNAITPNTKLIWIESPTNPTLKVSDIAAIAKIAKASGCLLCVDNTFASPVLQKPLSLGADIVIHSATKYLGGHSDLIAGLVVTKEQALGAKIKFLQNASGAILAPFDSWLVIRGIETLGLRVKQHCLNAQQVAEYLQTLPQVDNVFYPGLPTHPNHEIAKQQAKGFGGIISFTLKDDTEEAAIAFVTSTRLFKLAESLGGVKSLLCHPATMTHKSIPVEKRQAAGVADSLIRLSVGLEEAEDLIEDIAFAIKQTKVASFQNA; encoded by the coding sequence ATGAGCAATACAAAAATTATTCACAGCATACCGATAGATGAACTAACAGGCGCTATTTCCGTTCCTATTTATCAAACATCCACATTCGTTCAGGAAGCACCAGGTGTAAACAAAGGATTCGATTATGCCCGTACAAACAATCCTACAAGAGCAACGTTAGAAAAAGTCATTGCGCAATTGGAAGAAGGTGCCGTAGGTGTAGCCTTTGGTAGTGGTCTTGCGGCTATTGATGCTGTGGTAAAACTGCTTCAGTCTGGTGATGAGATCTTGGCAGTCGATGATATCTATGGCGGTGCGTTTCGCTTATTCACCCAGGTGTATGAAAAGTTTGGTGTTACAGTCAACTATGTTGACAGCACAAATGCTGAGAATGTATTTAACGCCATTACGCCTAATACAAAATTGATCTGGATTGAATCGCCTACTAATCCAACATTAAAAGTATCTGACATTGCAGCCATCGCCAAGATCGCTAAGGCGTCAGGATGTTTACTTTGCGTGGATAATACTTTTGCATCCCCCGTATTACAAAAACCTCTTTCGCTGGGAGCTGATATTGTAATTCATTCAGCAACAAAATATTTGGGCGGTCATAGCGATTTAATTGCTGGCCTGGTGGTTACAAAAGAGCAGGCGTTAGGCGCAAAGATCAAGTTCTTGCAAAATGCCAGTGGTGCTATACTTGCTCCATTTGATAGCTGGCTGGTAATTCGAGGTATTGAGACATTAGGTCTTCGCGTAAAACAACATTGCCTTAATGCGCAACAGGTGGCGGAATATTTGCAAACGCTTCCGCAAGTGGACAACGTATTTTACCCTGGCTTACCTACACATCCGAATCATGAAATAGCTAAGCAGCAGGCGAAAGGGTTTGGTGGTATCATCTCCTTCACATTAAAAGACGACACAGAAGAAGCAGCTATTGCTTTTGTAACCAGCACACGCTTGTTCAAGCTGGCGGAAAGTTTGGGTGGTGTAAAAAGCTTGCTTTGCCATCCAGCAACCATGACGCATAAATCTATTCCTGTTGAAAAGCGCCAGGCTGCAGGTGTAGCTGATAGCTTGATCCGCCTATCTGTAGGACTGGAAGAAGCAGAAGACCTGATTGAAGACATCGCTTTTGCTATAAAACAAACTAAGGTGGCCTCTTTTCAAAACGCATAA
- a CDS encoding homoserine dehydrogenase has product MSKQLTVGLFGFGVVGEGIYQVLLQTPSLQAAIKRICIKHPDKVRNAPADLFTTDYNAILNDDAINVVVELIDDADEAYKIVTTALRKGKHVISANKKLIAEHLQEILELQEQSNASFLYEAAVCGSVPIIRNLEEYYDNDLLQSVYGIVNGSTNYILSRIASDGLTYQEALLQAQQLGFAESNPYLDVSGRDAVNKLSILLTHAYGVLAKPDKLLYKGIDHLQAADIHYAKEKGYKIKLVAQAVKVGANKIAAFVLPQFVTTDNQLYNVNNEFNGVTLESKLADRQFLYGKGAGRFPTSSAVISDLSALRYQYRYEYKKLNSPVEHTLTTDYFLKVYVGFESWADINKWDFESIEALYSTEHRQHLIGLIHAEKLAEAEWANAENVSVIACPEAIVQKEALVKKSLKKISLQLAGVN; this is encoded by the coding sequence ATGAGTAAACAGTTGACTGTAGGATTATTTGGCTTTGGAGTAGTGGGCGAAGGTATTTACCAGGTGTTATTACAAACACCGTCCTTGCAAGCCGCTATCAAAAGAATTTGTATCAAGCATCCGGATAAAGTAAGAAATGCTCCGGCAGATTTATTTACAACAGATTACAACGCCATATTGAATGATGATGCGATCAATGTTGTGGTAGAATTAATTGACGACGCCGACGAAGCGTATAAAATTGTAACAACAGCATTGCGAAAGGGTAAGCATGTGATCAGTGCCAATAAAAAACTGATTGCAGAACATCTGCAGGAGATCCTGGAGCTACAAGAGCAATCGAATGCTTCATTCCTTTATGAAGCGGCTGTATGTGGTAGTGTGCCTATTATCCGCAACCTGGAAGAGTATTATGATAACGACTTGTTGCAAAGTGTTTATGGTATTGTAAATGGATCAACCAATTATATACTAAGTCGCATTGCCTCAGATGGGTTGACGTACCAGGAGGCGCTGCTACAAGCGCAGCAATTGGGTTTTGCTGAAAGCAATCCGTATCTGGATGTTAGCGGCCGCGATGCTGTAAACAAACTTAGTATACTATTGACACATGCTTATGGTGTATTAGCCAAGCCCGATAAACTTCTATATAAAGGCATTGATCATTTGCAAGCTGCCGATATTCATTATGCAAAAGAGAAAGGGTATAAGATAAAGCTGGTAGCGCAAGCAGTGAAAGTAGGTGCGAATAAAATTGCAGCTTTTGTATTGCCGCAATTTGTAACTACCGACAATCAACTCTATAATGTAAATAATGAGTTCAATGGCGTAACACTGGAAAGTAAGTTGGCTGACCGTCAATTCTTATATGGCAAAGGTGCGGGGCGCTTCCCCACATCATCTGCAGTGATCAGCGATCTTTCGGCTTTGCGTTATCAATACCGTTATGAATATAAAAAGCTTAACAGCCCTGTTGAACATACTTTAACAACCGACTACTTTCTGAAAGTATATGTTGGTTTTGAAAGTTGGGCAGATATTAATAAATGGGACTTTGAGTCGATAGAAGCTCTCTATAGCACTGAACATCGACAGCATCTGATTGGTCTTATCCATGCTGAAAAATTAGCAGAGGCTGAATGGGCAAATGCTGAAAATGTATCTGTTATTGCCTGCCCTGAAGCTATCGTACAGAAAGAAGCCCTGGTGAAAAAATCACTGAAAAAGATAAGCCTGCAACTGGCAGGAGTTAATTAG
- a CDS encoding sensor histidine kinase has protein sequence MEFILHRLHSLQGKLRTIDIAFHLERIMPITSQFIHRVKLIGYTAGMDDYEKRKLGIFNLLNFLQLVTGILVPAIGLIGNQYLPYSALIVACLPAMASVLVLYLNHRQLHEIALIMYFALYPFLTCVVYLNGMNIGNELFFVLYGILSVFFLRDIGHILFTIGFSMVSYYMLTVIWHQRQYGLATANLGMYRFNQALAVIFIYHGLFLIKRENNSYQFRLLRRNRTLHHINRDIQQQKNEFAELNALKTKLFSVIAHDLKTPIYALRSLFTQIEKQNIPAEEVKAFVPQVVADLNYTVGLMENLLQWAKTQMTSYSIQSKEVDVQLLIKEVIQLLHSQAVSKNIHLEHYNKGAVYAFADREMISLVLRNLISNAIKFTPESGRIEVGVNHCDDFIEVYVEDTGTGISSEDLKKINTNNYFTTKGTANETGTGLGLMLCKDFLNRNGGQLFIESKIGNGSTISFTLPLSQEDCIINTPSLN, from the coding sequence ATGGAATTTATTTTGCATCGCCTGCATTCCTTGCAGGGAAAGCTTCGAACGATTGACATTGCCTTTCACCTGGAGCGTATCATGCCCATTACGTCTCAATTTATCCATCGCGTTAAGCTGATTGGGTACACAGCTGGTATGGATGATTACGAGAAACGGAAGCTTGGCATTTTCAACCTGCTTAACTTCCTCCAATTAGTAACGGGTATCCTTGTTCCAGCCATAGGCTTGATAGGCAATCAATATCTTCCTTACTCCGCGCTTATCGTTGCGTGCTTACCAGCAATGGCTAGCGTGTTGGTTTTATATCTGAACCACCGGCAGTTACATGAAATTGCCTTGATCATGTACTTCGCACTCTACCCCTTTCTAACCTGTGTAGTATACCTTAATGGTATGAACATTGGCAATGAATTGTTCTTTGTGCTGTACGGCATATTATCTGTTTTCTTCTTACGGGATATTGGACATATACTGTTTACCATCGGTTTTTCAATGGTCAGCTATTACATGCTCACCGTAATATGGCACCAACGCCAATATGGACTGGCTACTGCCAACCTGGGTATGTATCGCTTCAATCAAGCTTTAGCTGTAATATTTATCTATCATGGCTTATTCTTGATTAAACGTGAAAATAATAGCTACCAGTTTCGCTTACTGCGCCGCAACAGAACCCTACACCATATTAATCGTGATATACAGCAACAGAAAAATGAATTTGCTGAACTGAATGCGTTAAAGACAAAACTCTTCTCAGTAATCGCACATGATTTAAAAACGCCTATTTATGCGTTGCGCAGTTTATTCACCCAGATTGAAAAACAGAATATACCTGCAGAAGAAGTGAAAGCATTTGTGCCTCAAGTAGTGGCAGACCTGAATTACACGGTGGGATTAATGGAGAATCTGCTGCAATGGGCTAAAACACAAATGACCTCTTACTCTATTCAAAGTAAAGAAGTAGATGTGCAACTACTTATCAAAGAGGTCATCCAACTTTTGCACTCACAGGCCGTGTCTAAAAATATTCACCTGGAACATTATAACAAAGGAGCCGTATACGCATTTGCTGACAGAGAAATGATCAGCCTTGTACTTCGCAACCTGATCTCCAATGCCATCAAATTCACACCTGAAAGCGGGCGTATTGAAGTAGGCGTGAATCATTGCGACGACTTTATAGAAGTATATGTGGAAGATACAGGAACCGGCATCAGTTCAGAAGATTTAAAGAAAATCAATACCAATAACTACTTTACCACTAAAGGCACAGCCAACGAAACTGGTACTGGTTTAGGTCTTATGCTTTGCAAGGACTTTCTGAACCGCAATGGTGGACAACTTTTTATTGAAAGTAAAATTGGAAATGGCAGTACCATTTCTTTCACCTTGCCCTTATCACAGGAAGACTGTATAATAAATACGCCGTCTCTTAACTAA
- the metX gene encoding homoserine O-acetyltransferase MetX yields the protein MDKRVLNYDHKLVLENGSVLEGLTITYHTAGELNEKRDNVIWVCHALTANSDVSSWWPGMVGKGCVLDTDNYFIVCVNILGSHYGTTGPLHTCPNTKSPYYHSFPLITIRDMVQVQEIVRQHEQISKIQLLIGGSMGGYQALEWSVMYPQVIQKMVLLATSAHESSWGIAIHTAQRMAIETDTTWLEKTDTAGSKGLAVARAIGMLTYRTYEAFESTQRDEDIHMTDGFKAASYMRYQGEKLVKRFNAFSYYILTKAMDTHNLARNRAESIEVVLQNISIPTLVISIHEDLLCPPQEQKYLYENLQSASLISIKSSFGHDGFLIETHQISKHIKDWLNNYSLHQPPIEKNTDEVVKIKN from the coding sequence ATGGATAAGCGTGTTTTAAATTATGATCATAAGTTAGTATTAGAGAATGGTAGCGTTCTGGAAGGTTTAACAATTACCTATCATACTGCTGGTGAACTAAATGAGAAAAGGGATAATGTTATATGGGTATGCCATGCCTTAACTGCCAATAGTGATGTAAGTTCTTGGTGGCCAGGTATGGTAGGAAAGGGATGTGTACTAGATACCGATAATTATTTTATCGTTTGCGTTAACATTTTGGGCTCTCATTATGGTACCACCGGGCCACTTCATACATGTCCGAACACTAAAAGTCCTTATTATCATAGTTTCCCACTTATCACTATTCGTGATATGGTACAAGTGCAGGAAATTGTGCGTCAACATGAACAGATATCAAAGATTCAATTATTAATTGGAGGTAGTATGGGGGGGTATCAAGCACTTGAATGGAGTGTTATGTATCCTCAGGTAATTCAGAAAATGGTACTGTTAGCTACTTCAGCTCATGAGTCATCTTGGGGGATAGCCATTCATACAGCCCAGCGTATGGCTATTGAAACAGATACGACTTGGCTTGAAAAAACGGATACGGCCGGTAGTAAAGGGTTGGCAGTTGCCAGGGCAATTGGGATGCTAACATACAGAACGTATGAAGCCTTTGAGAGTACCCAGCGAGATGAAGATATTCATATGACTGATGGTTTTAAAGCCGCGAGTTATATGAGATATCAAGGCGAAAAATTAGTAAAACGATTTAATGCTTTTAGTTATTACATTTTAACGAAAGCAATGGATACGCATAATTTGGCCAGAAATAGGGCTGAAAGTATTGAAGTTGTTCTGCAAAACATTAGTATACCGACATTAGTTATTAGTATACACGAAGATTTGCTCTGCCCACCACAAGAACAGAAATATTTATATGAAAACTTACAAAGTGCTTCATTAATTAGTATAAAATCTAGCTTTGGTCATGATGGCTTTCTCATTGAGACCCATCAAATAAGTAAGCATATAAAAGATTGGTTAAACAACTATTCCTTACATCAACCACCTATAGAAAAGAATACTGACGAGGTGGTGAAAATAAAAAATTGA
- a CDS encoding trans-sulfuration enzyme family protein yields the protein MELHPVTQLIRTQIEQTGEKEHSSPLFLTSSFCFDNAESMRATFADETDENIYSRFSNPNVDEFVQRICILEQAEDGFATASGMSAVFASFMALLKSGDHLLICRSVFGSTHTVVAKYLPKYGIEYTYVEADRIESWEAEIKSNTKMIYLETPTNPGLDIIDLEAVSKLKEKYNLILNVDNCFATPVSQKPICLGADLVVHSATKWIDGQGRVLGGVVVGKKELINEIYLFCRATGPSLSPFNAWLLSRSLETLDVRMERHAANALFIASELEGHKELAWVKYPFLPSHPQYEIARKQMRDGGGILCFELKGGLEKGRQFLNRLRLLSLTANLGDTRSIASHPASTTHAKLTEEERAAVGITPGLIRISIGLEHRDDILFDITQALDN from the coding sequence ATGGAGCTTCATCCGGTTACACAACTTATTCGCACCCAAATCGAGCAAACGGGTGAAAAGGAGCATTCATCACCACTCTTCTTAACGAGTTCTTTTTGCTTTGATAATGCAGAAAGCATGCGTGCTACTTTTGCTGACGAAACAGATGAAAACATTTACAGCCGTTTCTCGAATCCAAACGTCGATGAGTTTGTGCAGAGGATTTGCATTCTAGAGCAAGCTGAAGATGGGTTTGCTACCGCATCTGGCATGAGCGCAGTATTTGCTTCTTTCATGGCATTGCTAAAAAGTGGAGATCATTTGCTTATTTGCCGTTCTGTTTTTGGTAGTACACATACTGTGGTGGCAAAATATCTTCCAAAGTACGGGATTGAATACACCTATGTTGAAGCGGATCGTATTGAAAGTTGGGAGGCTGAAATAAAATCGAATACGAAGATGATTTATCTGGAAACGCCTACCAATCCTGGCCTTGATATTATCGATCTGGAAGCTGTATCGAAATTAAAAGAGAAATACAACTTGATTTTAAATGTAGATAATTGCTTTGCCACACCCGTTTCTCAAAAGCCAATTTGTTTGGGTGCTGATTTGGTAGTGCACTCTGCTACAAAATGGATAGACGGCCAGGGCCGTGTATTAGGTGGAGTAGTAGTAGGGAAGAAGGAACTGATTAACGAGATCTATTTGTTTTGCCGTGCTACGGGACCTTCCTTATCGCCTTTTAATGCATGGTTACTAAGCAGGAGTTTAGAAACATTAGATGTTAGAATGGAACGGCATGCGGCGAATGCATTATTTATTGCTTCAGAACTAGAGGGGCACAAAGAGTTAGCATGGGTAAAATATCCTTTTCTACCAAGCCATCCGCAGTATGAAATAGCGCGCAAACAGATGCGCGATGGTGGCGGGATATTGTGCTTTGAATTAAAGGGAGGTTTAGAGAAGGGGCGTCAATTTCTGAATCGGCTTCGACTCTTATCATTAACGGCTAATCTTGGCGATACGCGCAGTATTGCTTCTCATCCTGCTAGCACAACACATGCGAAACTAACAGAAGAAGAAAGAGCAGCCGTAGGTATTACTCCAGGACTCATACGCATTTCAATTGGTCTGGAACATCGGGATGACATTTTATTTGATATTACTCAAGCACTTGATAATTGA
- a CDS encoding OsmC family protein, giving the protein MKTTTIWKGGKSYESIHPNKSTIHIDAAGGFNPKALLLSGLASCSGVDIVDILEKMRVPFADLKIEVEADQTEEYPRVFKDINIVYSIATDEENRDKVIKAIDLSLEKYCGVAAMLKKNSKINYTLTIQAV; this is encoded by the coding sequence ATGAAAACAACTACTATTTGGAAAGGTGGGAAATCCTACGAAAGCATACATCCCAATAAGTCAACTATCCATATTGATGCTGCTGGCGGATTTAATCCCAAAGCACTTTTGTTAAGTGGGCTGGCAAGTTGTTCGGGCGTTGATATTGTTGATATTTTAGAAAAGATGCGGGTACCTTTCGCTGATCTAAAGATAGAAGTAGAGGCCGATCAGACAGAAGAGTATCCACGTGTATTTAAAGATATCAATATTGTGTATTCAATCGCAACCGATGAAGAGAACAGGGATAAGGTAATTAAAGCGATAGATCTTTCTTTAGAAAAGTATTGTGGTGTAGCAGCTATGTTGAAAAAGAATTCAAAAATTAATTATACCCTTACGATCCAAGCGGTTTAA
- a CDS encoding M24 family metallopeptidase has protein sequence MDQTTQKLFLSEQKAKELFKAIEDRRLIIPGKSEKQLCDEIMQIAKEDFGVENHWGKKIVRTGINTLQPYVADPADLVIQDDDILFFDFHPIFEGWEADLGRTYVLGSDPLKQKIKKDVEAAWYEGNSWYFKQDKLTGADFFNYATDLAKRYGYEFGNAIAGHIIGKFPHEQPDDPNDLCLDVHPDNHNDILQLDKHGNKRHWILELHFVDRKNNIGAFFEQLLTAE, from the coding sequence ATGGACCAAACAACTCAAAAACTTTTCCTTTCAGAGCAAAAAGCAAAAGAATTATTTAAAGCTATTGAAGACAGAAGATTAATAATTCCTGGAAAATCAGAAAAGCAACTTTGCGATGAAATTATGCAAATTGCCAAAGAAGATTTTGGGGTAGAAAATCATTGGGGCAAAAAAATTGTAAGAACAGGTATTAATACTTTGCAACCCTATGTGGCAGATCCTGCCGATTTGGTTATTCAAGATGATGATATACTGTTTTTTGATTTTCATCCCATTTTTGAAGGTTGGGAAGCAGACCTTGGCAGAACATATGTTTTAGGCAGCGATCCTTTAAAACAAAAGATAAAGAAAGATGTAGAAGCAGCTTGGTACGAAGGGAACAGTTGGTATTTTAAACAAGATAAACTTACAGGGGCAGATTTTTTTAACTACGCTACAGACTTGGCAAAACGCTACGGGTACGAATTTGGAAACGCCATTGCAGGACACATTATAGGTAAGTTTCCGCATGAACAACCAGATGACCCCAATGATTTGTGTCTAGACGTACATCCCGACAATCATAATGACATACTCCAGTTAGATAAACATGGAAACAAAAGGCATTGGATTCTAGAGCTACATTTTGTAGATAGGAAAAATAACATAGGTGCTTTTTTTGAGCAGTTACTAACAGCAGAATAA
- a CDS encoding cysteine hydrolase family protein, whose translation MSISKSERPALILIDIQKGFDNVEYWGGQRNNFDAEKHAAELLELWRKNQLPIFHIQHNSSIPTSLLNETNEGNGFKDIVKPINGEPIIKKNVNSAFIGTDLKEQLDRENITKLVIVGLTTDHCVSTTTRMAGNFGFDTFLVSDATATFNKKGLDGQNFSAELIHETALASLNGEFATIVTTDFLKKIFR comes from the coding sequence ATGAGCATTTCAAAATCGGAAAGACCCGCACTAATTTTAATTGATATTCAAAAGGGGTTCGACAATGTAGAATATTGGGGCGGACAAAGAAACAATTTTGATGCTGAAAAGCATGCGGCAGAGCTTTTGGAACTTTGGAGAAAAAATCAACTTCCAATTTTTCACATTCAACATAATTCTTCAATACCAACTTCCCTACTAAACGAGACAAATGAAGGAAACGGATTTAAAGACATTGTAAAACCGATTAATGGAGAACCAATTATCAAAAAGAACGTGAATAGTGCCTTTATTGGGACGGACTTAAAAGAACAACTTGACAGGGAGAATATAACGAAACTTGTAATTGTAGGGTTGACAACAGATCATTGCGTTTCAACGACAACAAGGATGGCAGGAAATTTTGGGTTTGACACTTTCTTAGTTTCTGATGCGACTGCTACCTTTAATAAAAAAGGACTTGATGGACAAAATTTTTCAGCAGAATTAATTCACGAAACTGCTTTAGCAAGTTTAAATGGTGAGTTTGCAACCATTGTAACAACTGACTTTTTAAAAAAAATATTTAGATAA